The Streptomyces seoulensis genome contains a region encoding:
- a CDS encoding vitamin B12-dependent ribonucleotide reductase: MTETASGPARGSRAKGTKAGKGLRIERVHTTPGVHPYDEVTWEPRDVVMTNWRDGSINFEQRGVEFPDFWSVNAVNIVTSKYFRGAVGTPQRETGLKQLIDRIVKTYRKAGEDFAYFASPADAEIFEHELAYALLHQIFSFNSPVWFNVGTPQPQQVSACFILSVDDSMESILDWYKEEGMIFKGGSGAGLNLSRIRSSKELLSSGGNASGPVSFMRGADASAGTIKSGGATRRAAKMVVLDVDHPDIEDFIQTKVSEEEKIRVLRDAGFDMDLGGDDIASVQYQNANNSVRVNDEFMNAVEKGTDFGLRARMTGEVIEEVDAKALFRKIAEAAWACADPGIQYDDMINRWHTCPESGRITASNPCSEYMHLDNTSCNLASLNLMKFLKDDGKGNQSFETERFQKVVELVITAMDISICFADFPTQKIGENTRAFRQLGIGYANLGALLMATGHAYDSDGGRALAGSITSLMTGTAYRRSAELAAVVGPYDGYARNADAHKRVMKQHSDANAKAVHMDDLDNPVWAAATEAWQDVIRLGEKNGFRNSQASVLAPTGTIGLAMSCDTTGVEPDLALVKFKKLVGGGSMQIVNGTVPQALRRLGYQEEQIEAVVAHIAENGNVIDAPGLKPEHYEVFDCAMGERAISPMGHVRMMAAIQPWISGAISKTVNMPETATVEEVEEIYYEAWKLGVKALAIYRDNCKVGQPLSAKKKEQEKTEVTDKAEATIREAVEKVVEYRPVRKRLPKGRPGITTSFTVGGAEGYMTANSYPDDGLGEVFLKMSKQGSTLAGMMDAFSIAVSVGLQYGVPLETYVSKFTNMRFEPAGMTDDPDVRMAQSIVDYIFRRLALDFLPFETRSALGIHSAEERQRHLETGSYEPSDDEVDVEGLAQSAPRHTELTAVATPKAESESAKPAPKQAHTSAELVEMQLGIQADAPLCFSCGTKMQRAGSCYICEGCGSTSGCS; this comes from the coding sequence ATGACAGAGACGGCGAGCGGTCCGGCACGAGGTTCCCGCGCCAAGGGAACCAAGGCCGGCAAGGGGCTGCGCATCGAGCGCGTTCACACCACCCCCGGCGTACACCCGTACGACGAGGTGACGTGGGAGCCCCGTGACGTCGTCATGACCAACTGGCGCGACGGCTCGATCAACTTCGAGCAGCGTGGCGTCGAGTTCCCCGACTTCTGGTCGGTGAACGCGGTCAACATCGTCACCAGCAAGTACTTCCGGGGCGCCGTCGGCACCCCGCAGCGCGAGACCGGTCTGAAGCAGCTCATCGACCGCATCGTGAAGACCTACCGCAAGGCCGGCGAGGACTTCGCGTACTTCGCCTCGCCCGCCGACGCCGAGATCTTCGAGCACGAGCTGGCCTACGCCCTCCTGCACCAGATCTTCAGCTTCAACAGCCCGGTCTGGTTCAACGTCGGCACGCCGCAGCCCCAGCAGGTCTCCGCCTGCTTCATCCTGTCCGTCGACGACTCCATGGAGTCGATCCTCGACTGGTACAAGGAAGAGGGCATGATCTTCAAGGGCGGTTCGGGCGCCGGTCTGAACCTGTCCCGCATCCGCTCCTCCAAGGAGCTGCTCTCCTCCGGTGGCAACGCCTCCGGTCCGGTCTCCTTCATGCGGGGCGCCGACGCCTCCGCCGGAACCATCAAGTCCGGTGGCGCCACCCGCCGCGCGGCCAAGATGGTCGTCCTCGACGTCGACCACCCGGACATCGAGGACTTCATCCAGACGAAGGTCAGCGAGGAGGAGAAGATCCGCGTCCTGCGTGACGCGGGCTTCGACATGGACCTGGGCGGCGACGACATCGCGTCCGTCCAGTACCAGAACGCCAACAACTCGGTCCGCGTGAACGACGAGTTCATGAACGCGGTCGAGAAGGGCACCGACTTCGGCCTGCGTGCCCGCATGACCGGTGAGGTCATCGAGGAGGTCGACGCCAAGGCGCTCTTCCGCAAGATCGCCGAGGCGGCCTGGGCCTGTGCCGACCCGGGCATCCAGTACGACGACATGATCAACCGCTGGCACACCTGCCCCGAGTCCGGCCGGATCACCGCGTCGAACCCGTGCAGCGAGTACATGCACCTGGACAACACGTCCTGCAACCTCGCCTCGCTGAACCTGATGAAGTTCCTGAAGGACGACGGCAAGGGCAACCAGTCCTTCGAGACCGAGCGCTTCCAGAAGGTCGTCGAGCTGGTCATCACCGCGATGGACATCTCGATCTGCTTCGCGGACTTCCCGACCCAGAAGATCGGCGAGAACACCCGCGCCTTCCGCCAGCTCGGCATCGGCTACGCCAACCTCGGCGCCCTGCTGATGGCCACCGGCCACGCGTACGACTCCGACGGCGGCCGCGCCCTCGCCGGCTCCATCACCTCCCTGATGACCGGCACGGCCTACCGCCGCTCCGCCGAACTGGCCGCGGTCGTCGGCCCGTACGACGGCTACGCCCGCAACGCCGACGCCCACAAGCGCGTCATGAAGCAGCACTCCGACGCCAACGCCAAGGCCGTCCACATGGACGACCTGGACAACCCGGTCTGGGCCGCTGCCACCGAGGCGTGGCAGGACGTGATCCGCCTCGGCGAGAAGAACGGTTTCCGTAACTCCCAGGCGTCCGTGCTCGCCCCGACCGGCACCATCGGTCTGGCGATGTCCTGCGACACCACCGGTGTCGAGCCGGACCTCGCGCTGGTGAAGTTCAAGAAGCTCGTCGGCGGCGGCTCGATGCAGATCGTCAACGGCACCGTCCCGCAGGCCCTGCGCCGCCTGGGCTACCAGGAGGAGCAGATCGAGGCGGTCGTCGCCCACATCGCCGAGAACGGCAATGTGATCGACGCCCCCGGCCTCAAGCCCGAGCACTACGAGGTGTTCGACTGCGCCATGGGCGAGCGCGCCATCTCCCCGATGGGCCACGTCCGCATGATGGCCGCGATCCAGCCGTGGATCTCCGGCGCCATCTCCAAGACGGTCAACATGCCGGAGACGGCGACCGTCGAGGAGGTCGAGGAGATCTACTACGAGGCGTGGAAGCTGGGCGTCAAGGCGCTCGCCATCTACCGCGACAACTGCAAGGTCGGCCAGCCCCTCTCCGCCAAGAAGAAGGAGCAGGAGAAGACCGAGGTCACCGACAAGGCCGAGGCCACCATCCGCGAGGCCGTCGAGAAGGTCGTCGAATACCGCCCGGTCCGCAAGCGCCTGCCCAAGGGCCGTCCCGGCATCACCACGTCCTTCACGGTCGGCGGCGCCGAGGGCTACATGACCGCCAACTCCTACCCGGACGACGGTCTCGGCGAGGTCTTCCTGAAGATGTCCAAGCAGGGTTCGACTCTCGCGGGCATGATGGACGCCTTCTCCATCGCCGTGTCGGTGGGCCTCCAGTACGGCGTGCCGCTGGAGACCTACGTCTCGAAGTTCACCAACATGCGCTTCGAGCCGGCCGGTATGACCGACGACCCGGACGTGCGGATGGCGCAGTCGATCGTCGACTACATCTTCCGCCGCCTGGCGCTGGACTTCCTGCCCTTCGAGACCCGGTCCGCGCTCGGCATCCACTCCGCCGAGGAGCGCCAGCGTCACCTGGAGACCGGTTCGTACGAGCCGTCGGACGACGAGGTCGACGTCGAGGGTCTGGCCCAGTCCGCCCCGCGCCACACCGAGCTGACGGCCGTCGCCACGCCGAAGGCCGAGTCGGAGTCCGCCAAGCCGGCCCCGAAGCAGGCGCACACCAGCGCGGAGCTGGTGGAGATGCAGCTGGGCATCCAGGCCGACGCCCCGCTCTGCTTCTCCTGCGGTACCAAGATGCAGCGCGCCGGTTCCTGCTACATCTGCGAGGGCTGCGGCTCGACCAGCGGTTGCAGCTGA
- the nrdR gene encoding transcriptional regulator NrdR: protein MHCPFCRHPDSRVVDSRTTDDGTSIRRRRQCPDCSRRFTTVETCSLMVVKRSGVTEPFSRTKVINGVRKACQGRPVTEDALAQLGQRVEEAVRATGSAELTTHDVGLAILGPLQELDLVAYLRFASVYRAFNSLEDFEAAIAELREVTPDPAADDEDADAGSQEDQRGPGRTTQVPVPARAAD from the coding sequence ATGCACTGCCCCTTCTGCAGGCACCCCGACAGCCGTGTGGTCGACAGTCGTACGACCGACGACGGCACGTCGATCCGCAGGCGCCGCCAGTGCCCCGACTGCTCCCGTCGTTTCACGACCGTGGAGACGTGTTCGCTCATGGTGGTGAAGCGGTCCGGGGTCACCGAGCCGTTCAGCCGCACCAAGGTCATCAACGGGGTGCGCAAGGCGTGCCAGGGGCGTCCCGTGACCGAGGACGCGCTCGCCCAGCTCGGCCAGCGGGTCGAGGAGGCGGTGCGTGCCACCGGGAGCGCCGAGCTGACCACCCACGACGTGGGGCTGGCCATACTCGGCCCCTTGCAGGAGCTCGACCTCGTCGCCTATCTGCGGTTCGCCTCGGTCTACCGGGCGTTCAACTCGCTCGAGGACTTCGAGGCCGCCATCGCCGAACTGCGCGAAGTGACGCCGGACCCCGCCGCGGACGACGAAGACGCGGACGCGGGGAGCCAGGAAGACCAGCGCGGGCCGGGACGGACCACCCAGGTCCCCGTGCCCGCACGCGCCGCCGACTGA
- the lexA gene encoding transcriptional repressor LexA: MTTTADSAAITAQDRSQGRVEPVHAMNEAAPEGHKRSLPGRPPGIRADSSGLTDRQRRVIEVIRDSVQRRGYPPSMREIGQAVGLSSTSSVAHQLMALERKGFLRRDPHRPRAYEVRGSDQAVSVQPTDTAGKPAASYVPLVGRIAAGGPILAEESVEDVFPLPRQLVGDGELFVLKVVGDSMIEAAICDGDWVTVRRQPVAENGDIVAAMLDGEATVKRFKREDGHVWLLPHNAAYEPIPGDDATILGKVVAVLRRV, translated from the coding sequence GTGACCACGACCGCAGACAGTGCCGCCATCACCGCCCAGGACCGCTCCCAGGGCCGGGTGGAGCCGGTGCACGCGATGAACGAAGCCGCGCCCGAGGGCCACAAGCGCTCCCTGCCGGGCCGACCTCCAGGCATCCGCGCGGACAGTTCGGGGCTCACCGACCGCCAGCGCCGGGTGATCGAGGTCATCCGGGACTCCGTGCAGCGTCGTGGCTACCCGCCGTCCATGCGGGAGATCGGCCAGGCCGTCGGCCTTTCCAGCACCTCCTCCGTCGCGCACCAGCTCATGGCGCTGGAGCGCAAGGGCTTCCTGCGCCGCGACCCGCACCGGCCCCGCGCGTACGAGGTGCGCGGCTCCGACCAGGCGGTCAGCGTCCAGCCGACGGACACCGCCGGCAAGCCCGCCGCGTCGTACGTCCCGCTGGTCGGCCGTATCGCGGCCGGTGGCCCGATCCTCGCGGAGGAGTCCGTCGAGGACGTCTTCCCCCTCCCCCGGCAGCTCGTCGGCGACGGTGAGCTGTTCGTCCTCAAGGTCGTCGGCGACTCCATGATCGAGGCGGCGATCTGCGACGGAGACTGGGTCACGGTCCGCCGCCAGCCGGTCGCGGAGAACGGCGACATCGTGGCCGCCATGCTCGACGGCGAGGCCACGGTCAAGCGCTTCAAGCGCGAGGACGGCCACGTCTGGCTCCTCCCGCACAACGCGGCCTACGAGCCGATCCCCGGCGACGACGCCACGATCCTCGGCAAGGTCGTCGCGGTACTGCGCCGCGTGTGA
- a CDS encoding ATP-dependent DNA helicase: MTKPSLPELLHAAVSAVGGTERPGQVTMAEAVAEAIDDNSHLLVQAGTGTGKSLGYLVPALAHGERVVVATATLALQRQLVERDLPRTVDALHPLLRRRPEFAMLKGRSNYLCLHRLHEGMPQDEEDGLFDQFEAAAPTSKLGQDLLRLRDWSDETENGDRDDLTPGVSDRAWAQVSVSSRECLGASKCAYGAECFAEMARERAKLADVVVTNHALLAIDAIEGAPVLPQHEVLIVDEAHELVSRVTGVATGELTPGQVNRAVRRAAKLVSEKAADQLQTASEGFERLMELALPGRLEEIPEDLAYALAALRDAARTVITALGSTRDKSVQDEDAVRKQALASVETVYSVAERVLNGSEWDVVWYERHERFGASLRVAPMSVSGLLREKLFTDRSVVLASATLKLGGDFNGVGASLGLAPEGTEGDDLPEWKGIDVGSPFDYPKQGILYIAKHLARPARDGDRGDMLDELTELIQAAGGRTLGLFSSMRAAQLAAEELRVRIPEFPILLQGEETLGELIKNFAADPRTCLFGTLSLWQGVDVPGPSCQLVVMDKIPFPRPDDPLMSARQKAVEDAGGNGFMAVAATHAALLMAQGAGRLVRATGDRGVVAVLDQRLATARYGSYLKASLPDFWSTTDRNQVRKSLAAIDAMAKEAEGADGK, from the coding sequence ATGACGAAGCCCTCACTCCCCGAACTTCTCCACGCCGCCGTCTCCGCCGTCGGCGGCACGGAGCGCCCCGGCCAGGTGACCATGGCCGAAGCGGTCGCCGAGGCGATCGACGACAACTCCCATCTGCTGGTCCAGGCCGGTACCGGCACCGGAAAGTCGCTCGGTTATCTCGTGCCCGCGCTCGCGCACGGGGAGCGGGTCGTCGTCGCCACCGCCACGCTCGCGCTCCAGCGCCAGCTCGTGGAGCGTGACCTGCCGCGCACGGTCGACGCCCTGCATCCGCTGCTGCGGCGCCGGCCCGAGTTCGCCATGCTCAAGGGCCGGTCGAACTACCTGTGCCTGCACCGGCTGCACGAGGGCATGCCGCAGGACGAGGAGGACGGGCTCTTCGACCAGTTCGAGGCGGCCGCGCCCACCAGCAAGCTGGGTCAGGACCTGCTCAGGCTGCGCGACTGGTCCGACGAGACGGAGAACGGCGACCGGGACGACCTCACGCCGGGCGTCTCCGACCGGGCGTGGGCCCAGGTGTCGGTGTCGTCGCGGGAGTGCCTCGGCGCGTCGAAGTGCGCGTACGGGGCCGAGTGCTTCGCGGAGATGGCCCGTGAACGCGCCAAGCTCGCGGACGTCGTGGTGACCAACCACGCCCTGCTGGCGATCGACGCGATCGAGGGCGCCCCGGTGCTGCCCCAGCACGAGGTGCTGATCGTGGACGAGGCGCACGAACTCGTCTCCCGTGTCACCGGCGTCGCCACCGGAGAACTCACCCCCGGCCAGGTCAACCGGGCGGTGCGCCGCGCTGCGAAGCTCGTGAGCGAGAAGGCAGCCGACCAGCTCCAGACCGCCTCCGAGGGCTTCGAGCGGCTGATGGAGCTGGCCCTGCCGGGCCGCCTGGAGGAGATCCCGGAAGACCTCGCCTACGCCCTGGCCGCCCTCCGCGACGCGGCCCGCACGGTGATCACCGCGCTCGGCTCGACCCGCGACAAGTCCGTGCAGGACGAGGACGCCGTCCGCAAGCAGGCGCTGGCCTCGGTGGAGACGGTGTACTCCGTGGCGGAGCGGGTGCTGAACGGCTCGGAGTGGGACGTCGTCTGGTACGAGCGCCACGAGCGCTTCGGTGCCTCCCTGCGAGTCGCTCCCATGTCGGTGTCCGGGCTACTGAGGGAGAAGCTCTTCACCGACCGCAGTGTCGTCCTCGCCTCGGCGACCCTGAAGCTCGGCGGTGACTTCAACGGCGTGGGCGCCTCCCTGGGGCTCGCCCCGGAGGGGACCGAGGGCGACGACCTGCCGGAGTGGAAGGGCATCGACGTCGGCTCGCCCTTCGACTACCCCAAGCAGGGCATCCTCTACATCGCCAAGCACCTCGCCCGCCCCGCGCGGGACGGCGACCGCGGCGACATGCTGGACGAGCTGACCGAGCTGATCCAGGCCGCCGGCGGCCGTACGCTCGGTCTGTTCTCCTCCATGCGGGCCGCTCAGCTCGCCGCGGAGGAACTGCGGGTGCGCATCCCCGAGTTCCCCATCCTGCTCCAGGGCGAGGAGACGCTGGGCGAACTGATCAAGAACTTCGCGGCCGACCCCCGCACGTGCCTCTTCGGCACGCTGTCGCTCTGGCAGGGCGTGGATGTGCCGGGTCCCAGTTGTCAGCTCGTGGTCATGGACAAGATCCCGTTCCCGCGTCCCGACGATCCGCTGATGAGCGCCCGCCAGAAGGCGGTGGAGGACGCGGGCGGCAACGGCTTCATGGCGGTCGCGGCCACCCACGCGGCGCTGCTCATGGCGCAGGGCGCCGGCCGGCTGGTCCGGGCCACCGGGGACCGCGGTGTGGTCGCCGTACTGGACCAGCGCCTGGCGACCGCCCGGTACGGGTCGTATCTGAAGGCGTCACTGCCCGACTTCTGGTCCACGACGGACCGTAATCAAGTGCGCAAGTCGCTCGCGGCGATCGACGCGATGGCCAAGGAAGCCGAGGGGGCCGACGGGAAGTGA
- a CDS encoding GNAT family N-acetyltransferase produces the protein MRGARVSLTDTGAEALPVPVAPDGPDPRAGADPGASALLGDGEETLNLRLPAEFTALRAELPGQAPPRETDLLDGVHTWGPTATPVGVFELVPVNIDRDLPLLQGWMNDPTVAAFWELAGPQDRTERHLRAQLDGDGRSVPCLGMLDGTALSYWEIYRADLDPLARVYQARPHDTGIHLLVGEAAHRGRGLGSALLAAVAELIMERRSACTRVVAEPDMRNTPSVTAFLNAGFRCSAEVGLPGKRAALMIRDRVRREFS, from the coding sequence ATGAGAGGAGCGCGCGTGTCCCTCACCGACACCGGCGCCGAAGCCCTTCCCGTCCCGGTCGCCCCCGACGGCCCGGACCCGCGAGCCGGCGCGGACCCTGGTGCGAGCGCACTCCTCGGGGACGGCGAAGAGACGCTGAACCTGCGACTGCCCGCGGAATTCACCGCGCTCCGGGCGGAGTTGCCCGGCCAGGCCCCACCGCGGGAGACCGACCTGCTGGACGGCGTCCACACCTGGGGCCCGACCGCCACACCGGTGGGCGTCTTCGAGCTCGTCCCGGTGAACATCGACCGCGATCTCCCCCTTCTCCAGGGGTGGATGAACGACCCCACGGTCGCCGCGTTCTGGGAACTCGCCGGGCCCCAGGACCGCACCGAGCGCCATCTGCGGGCTCAACTCGACGGCGACGGACGCAGCGTGCCCTGCCTGGGCATGCTCGACGGCACCGCACTGAGCTACTGGGAGATCTACCGGGCGGACCTCGACCCGCTGGCCCGCGTCTACCAGGCGCGCCCGCACGACACGGGTATCCACCTGCTCGTCGGGGAGGCAGCGCACCGGGGGCGGGGGCTCGGCTCCGCCCTGCTCGCGGCCGTGGCCGAGCTGATCATGGAACGCCGCAGCGCCTGTACACGCGTCGTCGCGGAACCTGACATGCGCAACACCCCCTCGGTGACAGCTTTCCTCAATGCCGGGTTCCGGTGCTCGGCGGAGGTCGGCCTGCCCGGCAAGCGGGCCGCCCTCATGATCCGGGACCGGGTCCGGCGCGAATTCTCGTAG
- a CDS encoding IucA/IucC family protein, with the protein MNATPAPDGRSETPDEPADPGAHGAPVPLADAVPHQKRRTPGAGRPGEPDADPLEAPDPHIAAQAAAVENLLRCWVRETGLASPASGVLHIPLPASGTALITPVRHWSPTGWHRFGPPRLASAPEHAPSVDAVTLAALLTRETPGTGPGRAATAEPHGTAAADGADLVARVADSQRHTASFLRDRRTHPEDGADLFLSAEQALLLGHPLHPTPKGREGLTEAEARQYAPEARGSFPLHWMAVAPALLASDSAWTERGRPVPADQLTRRLAGTPLPLPEGYGALPLHPWQARDARHRAPVAALLDSGLLRDLGPLGTPWHPTSSVRTVHRSGSPAMLKLSLGLRITNSRRENLRKELHRGVEVHRLLRTGLAKRWQAAHPGFDIVRDPAWLAVDGTDGLPVPGLDVMIRHNPFAPAEDVGCVAGLVSPRPAFGPGSTADPRFLRSRLAQLVARLAARTGRPVGAVAAEWFLRYLEHVVRPVLWLDGEAGIALEAHQQNTLLRLDQDGWPAGGRYRDNQGYYFRESRRAELDARLPGIGERSDTFVSDEVTDERFAYYLAVNNVFGLIGAFGSQRLADEHLLLAAFRRFLTTAASGPAALRSSLPGNLLDSPVLRCKANLLTRLHGLDELVGPVDTQSVYVTIANPLHS; encoded by the coding sequence ATGAACGCCACCCCCGCACCCGACGGCCGTTCCGAGACCCCCGACGAACCGGCGGACCCCGGCGCCCACGGCGCCCCCGTGCCGCTGGCCGACGCGGTGCCGCACCAGAAGCGGCGCACACCGGGCGCCGGACGGCCGGGCGAGCCCGACGCCGACCCGCTGGAGGCGCCCGACCCGCACATCGCGGCCCAGGCGGCGGCCGTGGAGAACCTCCTGCGCTGCTGGGTGCGGGAGACCGGCCTCGCCTCCCCGGCCAGCGGCGTCCTGCACATCCCGCTGCCCGCCAGCGGCACCGCTCTCATCACCCCCGTCCGGCACTGGTCCCCGACCGGCTGGCACCGCTTCGGCCCGCCCCGGCTCGCGAGCGCCCCCGAGCACGCCCCCTCCGTCGACGCCGTCACCCTCGCCGCCCTGCTCACCCGTGAGACCCCCGGAACCGGCCCCGGCCGGGCAGCCACCGCCGAACCGCACGGCACCGCCGCGGCGGACGGCGCCGACCTCGTCGCCCGCGTCGCCGACTCACAGCGCCACACCGCCTCCTTCCTGCGCGACCGCCGCACCCACCCCGAGGACGGAGCGGACCTCTTCCTCAGCGCCGAACAGGCCCTGCTCCTCGGTCACCCCCTGCACCCCACCCCTAAGGGCCGCGAAGGACTCACCGAGGCCGAAGCCCGGCAGTACGCGCCGGAAGCGCGCGGCTCCTTCCCGCTGCACTGGATGGCCGTCGCCCCCGCCCTGCTCGCCTCCGACTCGGCCTGGACCGAGCGCGGCCGTCCGGTCCCCGCCGACCAACTCACGCGGCGACTCGCCGGAACCCCCCTTCCCTTGCCCGAGGGATACGGAGCCCTTCCCCTGCACCCCTGGCAGGCCCGCGACGCCCGGCACCGCGCACCGGTGGCCGCCCTGCTGGACTCCGGTCTCCTGCGCGACCTCGGCCCCCTCGGCACACCGTGGCACCCCACCTCCTCCGTGCGAACCGTCCACCGCTCGGGCTCCCCGGCGATGCTCAAGCTGTCGCTCGGACTGCGCATCACCAACTCCCGCCGGGAGAACCTCCGCAAGGAACTCCACCGGGGCGTCGAGGTGCACCGCCTGCTGCGCACCGGACTGGCGAAGCGGTGGCAGGCGGCCCACCCCGGCTTCGACATCGTCCGCGACCCCGCCTGGCTCGCCGTGGACGGCACGGACGGACTGCCCGTGCCCGGCCTCGACGTGATGATCAGGCACAACCCGTTCGCGCCCGCCGAGGACGTCGGCTGCGTCGCCGGACTCGTCTCACCCCGCCCGGCCTTCGGGCCGGGCTCGACGGCGGACCCCAGGTTCCTGCGCTCCCGCCTGGCCCAGCTCGTCGCGCGGCTCGCCGCCCGCACCGGCCGACCGGTGGGCGCCGTCGCCGCCGAGTGGTTCCTGCGCTACCTCGAACACGTCGTCCGGCCCGTCCTGTGGCTCGACGGTGAGGCGGGCATCGCCCTGGAAGCGCATCAGCAGAACACCCTGCTCCGTCTCGACCAGGACGGCTGGCCTGCGGGCGGCCGCTACCGCGACAACCAGGGCTACTACTTCCGCGAGTCCCGCCGGGCCGAACTCGACGCCCGGCTGCCCGGCATCGGCGAGCGCAGCGACACCTTCGTCTCCGACGAGGTCACCGACGAACGCTTCGCCTACTACCTCGCCGTCAACAACGTGTTCGGCCTCATCGGCGCCTTCGGCTCCCAGCGCCTTGCCGACGAACACCTCCTCCTCGCCGCGTTCCGCCGCTTCCTCACCACCGCCGCCTCCGGACCCGCCGCCCTGCGCAGCTCCCTGCCGGGAAACCTGCTCGACTCACCCGTACTGCGCTGCAAGGCCAACCTGCTGACCCGGCTGCACGGCCTGGACGAACTCGTCGGACCCGTCGACACCCAGTCCGTCTACGTGACCATCGCCAACCCCCTCCACTCCTGA
- a CDS encoding diaminobutyrate--2-oxoglutarate transaminase family protein, producing the protein MAVTESEADSTHRGTPAVHEGILRRQSAHESAARTYARALPIVPVRARGLTIEGADGRRYLDCLSGAGALALGHNHPVVLEAIRTVLDSGAPLSVLDLATPVKDAFITELFRTLPAGFADRARVQFCGPAGTDAVEAALKLVRAATGRSGILAFTGAYHGMTAGALAASGGAPDLQVGRLPYPQDYRCPFGVGGPRGAELAARWTESVLDDPKSGVLKPAGMILEPVQGEGGVIPAPDEWMRRMRRLTAERSIPLIADEVQTGVGRTGAFWAVDHCGITPDVMVLSKAIGGSLPLAVVVYREELDVWPPGAHAGTFRGNQLAMAAGTATLAYVRENGLAGRAATLGTRMLNQLRQLQDDFACVGDVRGRGLMIGVEMVNPEGAPTGGAVPEARGSGTDHWDSATVPHPADPELAAAVQRECLDRGLIVELGGRHNSVVRLLPPLTISDEQASAVLDRLADAVTAANRDHHPDCPAERTG; encoded by the coding sequence GTGGCCGTGACCGAGTCGGAGGCCGACAGCACCCACCGGGGAACTCCGGCCGTGCACGAGGGGATTCTCAGGCGCCAGTCGGCGCACGAGTCCGCCGCGCGTACCTACGCCCGAGCCCTGCCGATCGTGCCCGTGCGGGCGCGTGGCCTCACCATCGAGGGCGCGGACGGCCGTCGTTACCTGGACTGCCTCTCCGGCGCCGGAGCGCTGGCCCTCGGCCACAACCACCCCGTCGTGCTGGAAGCCATCCGCACGGTCCTCGACTCCGGCGCGCCCCTCTCCGTGCTGGACCTGGCGACCCCGGTCAAGGACGCCTTCATCACCGAGCTGTTCCGCACCCTGCCGGCCGGGTTCGCCGACCGGGCCCGGGTGCAGTTCTGCGGCCCGGCCGGGACCGACGCCGTCGAGGCCGCCCTCAAGCTGGTCCGGGCCGCGACGGGACGCAGCGGCATCCTCGCCTTCACCGGCGCCTACCACGGCATGACCGCGGGTGCCCTGGCCGCCTCCGGCGGCGCCCCCGACCTCCAGGTCGGCCGCCTGCCCTACCCGCAGGACTACCGCTGCCCCTTCGGCGTCGGCGGCCCGCGCGGCGCCGAACTCGCCGCCCGCTGGACCGAGTCCGTCCTCGACGACCCCAAGTCGGGCGTGCTCAAGCCGGCCGGGATGATCCTCGAACCCGTCCAGGGCGAGGGCGGTGTGATCCCGGCGCCGGACGAGTGGATGCGGCGGATGCGGCGGCTGACCGCGGAGCGGTCCATCCCGCTGATCGCCGACGAGGTCCAGACCGGCGTCGGCCGCACCGGCGCCTTCTGGGCCGTCGACCACTGCGGGATCACCCCCGACGTGATGGTGTTGTCCAAGGCCATCGGCGGCAGCCTCCCGCTGGCCGTCGTCGTCTACCGCGAGGAACTCGACGTCTGGCCGCCCGGCGCCCACGCGGGCACCTTCCGGGGCAACCAGCTCGCCATGGCCGCGGGCACCGCGACCCTCGCCTATGTGCGCGAGAACGGCCTCGCCGGACGGGCCGCCACCCTCGGCACCCGCATGCTGAACCAACTCCGCCAACTGCAGGACGACTTCGCCTGCGTAGGAGACGTGCGGGGGCGCGGCCTGATGATCGGGGTGGAGATGGTGAACCCGGAAGGCGCACCGACGGGCGGGGCCGTGCCCGAGGCCCGCGGCTCCGGTACGGACCACTGGGACTCCGCGACGGTGCCCCACCCCGCCGACCCCGAACTCGCCGCGGCCGTCCAGCGCGAGTGCCTCGACCGGGGCCTGATCGTGGAACTCGGTGGCCGCCACAACAGTGTCGTACGGCTTCTCCCCCCGCTGACCATCAGCGACGAGCAGGCGTCGGCCGTACTGGACCGGCTCGCCGACGCGGTGACGGCCGCGAATCGCGACCACCACCCGGACTGCCCCGCCGAGCGCACGGGCTAG